In Mus caroli chromosome 9, CAROLI_EIJ_v1.1, whole genome shotgun sequence, a single window of DNA contains:
- the Elavl3 gene encoding ELAV-like protein 3 isoform X3, with protein sequence MVTQILGAMESQVGGGPAGPALPNGPLLGTNGATDDSKTNLIVNYLPQNMTQDEFKSLFGSIGDIESCKLVRDKITGQSLGYGFVNYSDPNDADKAINTLNGLKLQTKTIKVSYARPSSASIRDANLYVSGLPKTMSQKEMEQLFSQYGRIITSRILLDQATGVSRGVGFIRFDKRIEAEEAIKGLNGQKPLGAAEPITVKFANNPSQKTGQALLTHLYQSSARRYAGPLHHQTQRFRLDNLLNMAYGVKRFSPIAIDGMSGLAGVGLSGGAAGAGWCIFVYNLSPEADESVLWQLFGPFGAVTNVKVIRDFTTNKCKGFGFVTMTNYDEAAMAIASLNGYRLGERVLQVSFKTSKQHKA encoded by the exons ATGGTCACT CAGATACTGGGGGCCATGGAGTCTCAGGTTGGGGGGGGGCCGGCCGGCCCGGCCCTGCCCAACGGGCCACTCCTTGGGACAAACGGAGCCACTGACGACAGCAAGACCAACCTCATCGTCAACTACCTACCCCAGAACATGACACAGGACGAGTTCAAGAGTCTCTTCGGCAGCATCGGGGACATTGAATCCTGCAAGTTGGTTCGGGATAAGATCACAG GGCAGAGCCTGGGCTATGGGTTTGTGAACTACTCTGACCCCAATGATGCAGACAAAGCCATCAACACCCTCAATGGCCTCAAACTGCAGACGAAGACCATCAAG GTGTCCTATGCACGTCCCAGTTCTGCCTCTATCCGGGATGCCAACCTGTACGTCAGTGGCCTCCCCAAGACCATGAGCCAGAAGGAGATGGAACAGCTCTTCTCCCAGTACGGCCGAATCATCACTTCGAGAATCCTGCTGGACCAGGCCACAG GTGTCTCTCGGGGTGTGGGATTCATCCGCTTTGACAAGAGGATCGAGGCAGAGGAGGCCATCAAGGGACTGAATGGGCAGAAACCACTGGGTGCTGCTGAGCCCATCACGGTCAAGTTCGCAAACAACCCAAGTCAGAAGACAGGGCAGGCCCTGCTCACCCACCTGTACCAGTCCTCTGCCAGGCGCTACGCTGGCCCCCTGCACCATCAGACACAGCGCTTCCG gCTGGACAATTTGCTCAATATGGCCTACGGAGTCAAGAG GTTCTCCCCAATCGCCATCGATGGCATGAGTGGCCTGGCGGGCGTGGGCTTGTCCGGAGGCGCTGCAGGCGCTGGCTGGTGCATCTTCGTGTACAACCTGTCCCCAGAAGCTGATGAGAGCGTGCTGTGGCAGCTTTTCGGACCCTTTGGGGCGGTCACCAATGTCAAGGTCATCCGAGATTTCACCACCAACAAGTGCAAGGGTTTCGGCTTCGTCACCATGACCAACTACGATGAGGCTGCCATGGCCATCGCCAGCCTCAACGGCTACCGCCTGGGCGAGCGCGTGCTGCAGGTGTCCTTCAAGACCAGCAAGCAGCATAAGGCCTGA
- the Elavl3 gene encoding ELAV-like protein 3 isoform X2 — translation MVTILGAMESQVGGGPAGPALPNGPLLGTNGATDDSKTNLIVNYLPQNMTQDEFKSLFGSIGDIESCKLVRDKITGQSLGYGFVNYSDPNDADKAINTLNGLKLQTKTIKVSYARPSSASIRDANLYVSGLPKTMSQKEMEQLFSQYGRIITSRILLDQATGVSRGVGFIRFDKRIEAEEAIKGLNGQKPLGAAEPITVKFANNPSQKTGQALLTHLYQSSARRYAGPLHHQTQRFRLDNLLNMAYGVKSPLSLIARFSPIAIDGMSGLAGVGLSGGAAGAGWCIFVYNLSPEADESVLWQLFGPFGAVTNVKVIRDFTTNKCKGFGFVTMTNYDEAAMAIASLNGYRLGERVLQVSFKTSKQHKA, via the exons ATGGTCACT ATACTGGGGGCCATGGAGTCTCAGGTTGGGGGGGGGCCGGCCGGCCCGGCCCTGCCCAACGGGCCACTCCTTGGGACAAACGGAGCCACTGACGACAGCAAGACCAACCTCATCGTCAACTACCTACCCCAGAACATGACACAGGACGAGTTCAAGAGTCTCTTCGGCAGCATCGGGGACATTGAATCCTGCAAGTTGGTTCGGGATAAGATCACAG GGCAGAGCCTGGGCTATGGGTTTGTGAACTACTCTGACCCCAATGATGCAGACAAAGCCATCAACACCCTCAATGGCCTCAAACTGCAGACGAAGACCATCAAG GTGTCCTATGCACGTCCCAGTTCTGCCTCTATCCGGGATGCCAACCTGTACGTCAGTGGCCTCCCCAAGACCATGAGCCAGAAGGAGATGGAACAGCTCTTCTCCCAGTACGGCCGAATCATCACTTCGAGAATCCTGCTGGACCAGGCCACAG GTGTCTCTCGGGGTGTGGGATTCATCCGCTTTGACAAGAGGATCGAGGCAGAGGAGGCCATCAAGGGACTGAATGGGCAGAAACCACTGGGTGCTGCTGAGCCCATCACGGTCAAGTTCGCAAACAACCCAAGTCAGAAGACAGGGCAGGCCCTGCTCACCCACCTGTACCAGTCCTCTGCCAGGCGCTACGCTGGCCCCCTGCACCATCAGACACAGCGCTTCCG gCTGGACAATTTGCTCAATATGGCCTACGGAGTCAAGAG TCCCCTGTCGCTCATCGCCAGGTTCTCCCCAATCGCCATCGATGGCATGAGTGGCCTGGCGGGCGTGGGCTTGTCCGGAGGCGCTGCAGGCGCTGGCTGGTGCATCTTCGTGTACAACCTGTCCCCAGAAGCTGATGAGAGCGTGCTGTGGCAGCTTTTCGGACCCTTTGGGGCGGTCACCAATGTCAAGGTCATCCGAGATTTCACCACCAACAAGTGCAAGGGTTTCGGCTTCGTCACCATGACCAACTACGATGAGGCTGCCATGGCCATCGCCAGCCTCAACGGCTACCGCCTGGGCGAGCGCGTGCTGCAGGTGTCCTTCAAGACCAGCAAGCAGCATAAGGCCTGA
- the Elavl3 gene encoding ELAV-like protein 3 isoform X1: protein MVTQILGAMESQVGGGPAGPALPNGPLLGTNGATDDSKTNLIVNYLPQNMTQDEFKSLFGSIGDIESCKLVRDKITGQSLGYGFVNYSDPNDADKAINTLNGLKLQTKTIKVSYARPSSASIRDANLYVSGLPKTMSQKEMEQLFSQYGRIITSRILLDQATGVSRGVGFIRFDKRIEAEEAIKGLNGQKPLGAAEPITVKFANNPSQKTGQALLTHLYQSSARRYAGPLHHQTQRFRLDNLLNMAYGVKSPLSLIARFSPIAIDGMSGLAGVGLSGGAAGAGWCIFVYNLSPEADESVLWQLFGPFGAVTNVKVIRDFTTNKCKGFGFVTMTNYDEAAMAIASLNGYRLGERVLQVSFKTSKQHKA from the exons ATGGTCACT CAGATACTGGGGGCCATGGAGTCTCAGGTTGGGGGGGGGCCGGCCGGCCCGGCCCTGCCCAACGGGCCACTCCTTGGGACAAACGGAGCCACTGACGACAGCAAGACCAACCTCATCGTCAACTACCTACCCCAGAACATGACACAGGACGAGTTCAAGAGTCTCTTCGGCAGCATCGGGGACATTGAATCCTGCAAGTTGGTTCGGGATAAGATCACAG GGCAGAGCCTGGGCTATGGGTTTGTGAACTACTCTGACCCCAATGATGCAGACAAAGCCATCAACACCCTCAATGGCCTCAAACTGCAGACGAAGACCATCAAG GTGTCCTATGCACGTCCCAGTTCTGCCTCTATCCGGGATGCCAACCTGTACGTCAGTGGCCTCCCCAAGACCATGAGCCAGAAGGAGATGGAACAGCTCTTCTCCCAGTACGGCCGAATCATCACTTCGAGAATCCTGCTGGACCAGGCCACAG GTGTCTCTCGGGGTGTGGGATTCATCCGCTTTGACAAGAGGATCGAGGCAGAGGAGGCCATCAAGGGACTGAATGGGCAGAAACCACTGGGTGCTGCTGAGCCCATCACGGTCAAGTTCGCAAACAACCCAAGTCAGAAGACAGGGCAGGCCCTGCTCACCCACCTGTACCAGTCCTCTGCCAGGCGCTACGCTGGCCCCCTGCACCATCAGACACAGCGCTTCCG gCTGGACAATTTGCTCAATATGGCCTACGGAGTCAAGAG TCCCCTGTCGCTCATCGCCAGGTTCTCCCCAATCGCCATCGATGGCATGAGTGGCCTGGCGGGCGTGGGCTTGTCCGGAGGCGCTGCAGGCGCTGGCTGGTGCATCTTCGTGTACAACCTGTCCCCAGAAGCTGATGAGAGCGTGCTGTGGCAGCTTTTCGGACCCTTTGGGGCGGTCACCAATGTCAAGGTCATCCGAGATTTCACCACCAACAAGTGCAAGGGTTTCGGCTTCGTCACCATGACCAACTACGATGAGGCTGCCATGGCCATCGCCAGCCTCAACGGCTACCGCCTGGGCGAGCGCGTGCTGCAGGTGTCCTTCAAGACCAGCAAGCAGCATAAGGCCTGA